The following coding sequences lie in one Brachionichthys hirsutus isolate HB-005 chromosome 15, CSIRO-AGI_Bhir_v1, whole genome shotgun sequence genomic window:
- the slmapa gene encoding sarcolemma associated protein a — MPSALAVFACRPNSHPFPERHVYLDEPVKIGRSVARCRPAQNNATFDCKVLSRNHALVWFDHKTSKFYLQDTKSSNGTFINSQRLSRGSEESPPCEVLSGDIIQFGVDVTENTRKVTHGCIVSTIKLFLPDGMEACRRSDVIPTPLPLPVDKFAASTPSMYSQELFQLSQYLQEALHREQMLEQKLATLQRLLANTQEASESSWQALIDEDRLLSRLEVMGSQLQVHSKSQTEEGIRKELLALQEDKHNYETTAKESLRRVLQEKIEVVRKLSEVERSLSNTEDECTHLREMSERGQVELKELANKYNAAVNEIKELADKIKVAEGRQEELTQQGAMERRELELRLEEMEEKEQVLQARLEALQADNDFTNERLSALQVRLEQLQDKSVKENNSLGVCPTARVLEEPVEDKEGPQTRESQEEDEEDEETDTDDAAVEDEDIHDNCHVNSGGDATRIQQLIDCPPVKQLKETVSSSIHKLANFDEVMDAHLQNNQTAEDILDRADRIQGNQMDAKESDMSDTLSPCKDRSSDDTSEGNMDDQELNEPQNRLALLRAELRRADLEPGDTEQAVQHLFRELLEAQELANTGKQRCLELQALLEDERRSNSQQTEESTKQIQYLQTHLAKLQCDMQVLREQRESTICTTREELYSAQEEILVLRHAMEAASAEKGREIAALQADLSDVRSQLEHWRAVAAKYEEEVSRLQEAFSQQQQQQHTASQLQAECAALQQRCLSLQLDCDGLRAERTALSDRLRSLEAELSSTREKSQVLSNSLESLEKREELLQDKLGSLENQHLQDASRLKSQLDQAQAHTHSLQREYEDTHSQLLDLRQRYERTETEKLNIHHDLEQCRSSLKLLQDKTSSSGWSPWMPVIAVMVAMTAAVLYPNFSKSSST, encoded by the exons ATGCCTTCAGCACTGGCTGTATTTGCCTGCCGACCCAACTCGCACCCATTCCCGGAGAGGCATGTGTACCTGGATGAGCCAGTCAAGATCGGCAGGTCTGTGGCTCGTTGTCGGCCAGCGCAGAACAATGCCACGTTTGACTGCAAGGTGCTTTCCAGGAACCACGCCCTTGTCTGGTTTGACCACAAGACCAGTAAG TTCTACCTGCAGGACACCAAAAGCAGCAACGGGACATTCATCAACAGCCAGAGGCTGAGCCGGGGCTCAGAGGAGAGCCCTCCTTGTGAAGTTCTCTCCGGTGACATCATTCAgtttggtgttgatgtcacagaGAACACACGGAAAG TGACTCATGGCTGCATCGTGTCAACAATCAAACTCTTCCTACCTGATGGGATGGAGGCGTGCCGGCGAAGCGA tGTCATCCCAACTCCATTACCACTACCTGTAGACAAG tttgcgGCCAGCACTCCCAGCATGTATTCTCAGGAACTGTTTCAGCTCTCCCAGTATCTACAG GAGGCCTTGCACAGAGAGCAGATGTTGGAGCAGAAGCTAGCCACTCTGCAGCGACTGCTAGCCAACACTCAGGAGgcctcagagagcagctggcAG GCGCTGATTGACGAGGACCGTTTGCTGTCCCGCCTGGAGGTCATGGGCAGCCAGCTGCAGGTTCATTCGAAG TCCCAGACGGAGGAGGGGATCCGGAAAGAACTGCTGGCGCTCCAGGAGGACAAACACAACTACGAGACGACAGCAAAGGAGTCTTTGAGGCGAGTCCTGCAAGAGAAGATAGAGGTGGTCAGGAAGCTGTCGGAGGTTGAG CGCTCGCTCAGTAACACGGAGGACGAGTGCACTCACCTGAGGGAGATGTCTGAGAGGGGCCAGGTGGAGCTGAAGGAGCTCGCCAACAAGTACAATGCTGCCGTCAACGAGATCAAGGAGCTCGCCGACAAAATTAAG GTGGCAGAAGGGAGGCAGGAGGAGCTTACCCAGCAGGGAGCCATGGAGAGGAGGGAACTGGAGTTGAGGcttgaggagatggaggagaaggagcaggtcCTCCAGGCACGCCTTGAAGCGCTGCAGGCGGACAATGACTTCACTAATGAGAGGCTCTCTGCCCTGCAgg TGCGGTTAGAACAGCTACAAGACAAAAGCGTTAAAGAGAACAACAGCCTGG gggTCTGTCCCACTGCTCGGGTTCTGG AGGAGCCTGTCGAGGACAAAGAGGGCCCGCAGACACGTGAGAgccaggaggaagacgaggaagatgaggaaacGGACACTGATGATGCTGCAGTTGAAGATGAAGATATTCATG ACAACTGTCATGTTAACAGCGGAGGAGACGCAACTAGAATCCAACAGTTGATTGACTGTCCGC CCGTCAAGCAGCTGAAGGAGACTGTGAGCTCTTCAATCCACAAACTGGCCAACTTTGATG aaGTAATGGATGCACACCTTCAGAACAACCAAACTGCCGAGGACATCCTGGACAGGGCTGACCGTATCCAAG GTAATCAGATGGATGCCAAAGAGTCAGATATGTCAGACACGCTGAGTCCCTGCAAAGACCGCAGCAGTGACGACACTTCAG AGGGTAACATGGATGACCAGGAGCTGAATGAGCCGCAGAACAGACTCGCTCTGCTCAGAG cTGAGTTGCGTCGGGCCGATCTCGAGCCGGGCGACACGGAGCAGGCCGTCCAACATCTTTTCAGAGAGCTCCTGGAGGCCCAGGAATTAGCAAACACTGGCAAGCAGCGATGTCTGGAGCTACAAG CTCTGCTGGAGGACGAGAGGAGGAGTAACTCTCAGCAGACTGAGGAGTCGACCAAACAGATCCAGTACCTTCAGA CTCATCTGGCCAAGCTGCAGTGTGACATGCAGGTGctgagggagcagagggagagcaCCATCTGCACCACCAGAGAGGAGCTCTATTCTGCCCAGGAGGAG ATCCTCGTGCTCCGGCACGCCATGGAGGCCGCCTCAGCAGAGAAGGGGCGTGAGATAGCTGCCCTGCAGGCCGATCTCAGCGATGTACGATCTCAGCTGGAGCACTGGAGGGCCGTGGCTGCCAAATACGAGGAGGAGGTTAGCCGGCTGCAGGAGGCCTtctcgcagcagcagcagcagcagcacactgcCTCGCAGCTACAGG CGGAGTGTGCGGCGCTGCAGCAGCGGTGCCTGAGTCTGCAGCTGGACTGCGATGGTCTGAGAGCTGAACGGACCGCTCTCTCTGACAGACTGCGCTCGCTGGAGGCTGAGCTGAGCAG CACCAGGGAGAAGAGTCAAGTTCTCAGCAACAGTCTCGAGTCTCTGGAGAAGAGGGAAGAGCTTCTGCAGGACAAACTGGGTTCTCTGGAGAACCAACACCTGCAGGATGCAAGCAGGCTGAAGAGCCAACTGGACCAGGCCCAGGCCCACACTCACTCGCTGCAGAGAGAG TATGAAGACACACATTCCCAGCTGTTGGACCTCCGTCAGCGCTACGagagaacagagacagagaagctGAACATCCACCACGATCTGGAGCAGTGCAGGAGCAGCCTGAAGCTTCTGCAGGACAAGACCAGCTCC